The window GGTGCGCCTCCACCCGGCACAGCGACGGCACGACCACGCTGCCCGGCCGGCAGACCCGGCCGAGGTCGTTGCGGACCAGGTCGACGATCATCACGTTCTCGGCCGTGTCCTTGGCGGTGAGCCCCTGGGGCGTGCGGGCCGTGCCCTTGATCGGCATCGAGGCCACGGCGTCGCCCTCGCGGGACAGGAAGAGCTCGGGGCTGGCCGTGACCAGCTGCGCGACGCCGGGGACGTCGACGACCCCGAGGTAGGGAGCGGGGTTGCCCGCCACGAGCACGTGGCCGAGGGCGAGCACGTCGGCGTCCGGGGCTTCGGCCTCCAGCACCCGGCAGACGTTGACCTGGTAGACCTCGCCGCGCCCGATCCGCGCCCGCACGTCCCGCACTGCCGCGACGAAGCCGGCCTTGTCGAGCGAGGACCGCCAGGCTCCGCGCGCCGGGCCGGCCCAGGGCGGCGCCGCCGGCAGCGGAGCGGCCACCACCCGCGCGAACCGGGCCGCCCGGAACGTGCCCTCGAAGCCCTGCACCACGGCCCACCAGCCTCCGCGGTCGAGGTCGGCGGGGTCGTCGGTGATCGCCTCGAGGCCGGTGGCCAGCCGGCCGCCGAGCCAGGCCGAGGGGGGTCGCCGCACGCCGCGACGCTAGCGGGCCACGGACGGGCGGGCCGCCCGCCACCCACGACGACCCCGCCGATCGGCCACCCGGTGGCCACGTCGAGTCCACCGCTCGGACAGGACGGGGACACGACAGGGAGGGGCGGTGCCAGCTCCTCCTGGCGTGGGGTACAGTTCTTCTCGTCGCCGGGGAGAGCGGAAGCACTCACCGGAATGACACGCGGACGTGGCTCAGTTGGTAGAGCATCACCTTGCCAAGGTGAGGGTCGCGGGTTCGAATCCCGTCGTCCGCTCGGAGAGGTCGGGAGTGCCCGGGCCTCACCTCGGTGGAGTGGCCGAGAGGCGAGGCAACGGCCTGCAAAGCCGTCTAC of the Motilibacter aurantiacus genome contains:
- a CDS encoding chorismate-binding protein; this translates as MRRPPSAWLGGRLATGLEAITDDPADLDRGGWWAVVQGFEGTFRAARFARVVAAPLPAAPPWAGPARGAWRSSLDKAGFVAAVRDVRARIGRGEVYQVNVCRVLEAEAPDADVLALGHVLVAGNPAPYLGVVDVPGVAQLVTASPELFLSREGDAVASMPIKGTARTPQGLTAKDTAENVMIVDLVRNDLGRVCRPGSVVVPSLCRVEAHPGLVHLVSTVAGTLRPGTTWAGLLGALSPPGSVSGAPKHTALAAIEQLEPVPRGPYCGGIGWVDADRGQAVLAVGIRTFWLQDGALRFGTGAGVTWGSDPEREWDETELKAERLLGLASASGRE